One window of Syngnathus acus chromosome 16, fSynAcu1.2, whole genome shotgun sequence genomic DNA carries:
- the efna1b gene encoding ephrin-A1b produces MDLACVLFLLLSVGAWFSSAERHSVFWNTSNPNFLWDDYTVEVRINDYLDIICPHYSHGEVPPHLAERYVLYMVDKDDYDVCKPRSFDQLRWECSRPFAPHAAEKFSEKFQRFTPFTLGKEFSQGESYYYISKPIHHHGQDCLRLKVDVAGKKGAGKTQTGKSKAETEKISDPSKAKFVSSGGIHNLSNRLPADDPTAMEPNVQRSVGNSGTRTVSFSFSLTLLPVLLAAMLH; encoded by the exons ATGGATTTGGCGTGCGTGCTGTTTTTGCTTCTGAGCGTCGGGGCTTGGTTCTCCAGCGCCGAGAGGCACAGCGTCTTCTGGAACACCTCCAATCCAAA CTTCCTGTGGGACGACTACACGGTGGAAGTCCGCATCAACGACTACCTGGACATCATCTGCCCGCACTACAGCCACGGCGAGGTTCCGCCGCATTTAGCCGAGCGCTACGTGCTCTACATGGTGGACAAGGACGACTACGACGTGTGCAAACCGCGCTCGTTCGACCAGCTCCGCTGGGAGTGCTCGCGACCCTTCGCCCCCCACGCCGCCGAGAAGTTCTCCGAGAAGTTCCAACGCTTCACCCCCTTCACCCTGGGCAAGGAGTTCAGTCAAGGAGAGAGCTATTATTACATCT CCAAGCCGATCCATCATCACGGCCAGGATTGCCTGAGGCTCAAAGTGGACGTGGCCGGAAAGAAAGGCGCGGGAAAGACTCAGACGGGGAAGTCCAAGGCGGAGACGGAGAAGATCTCGGACCCGTCGAAAGCCAAGTTTGTCTCTTCCGGCGGAATTCACAACCTGTCCAATCGTCTCCCAGCAG ACGACCCAACGGCCATGGAGCCCAACGTCCAGAGGAGCGTTGGAAATTCAGGAACGCGGACCGTCTCCTTCTCGTTCTCCTTGACGCTCCTTCCCGTTTTGTTAGCGGCGATGCTacactga
- the slc50a1 gene encoding sugar transporter SWEET1 isoform X3 — MELLHLLSWACIVFTLWMFSTGLVDLKKMQNSKSTDNIQFLPFLTTCASNLGWFYYGMLKIDQTLIVVNLIGAFLQSIYILVYFKYTKQKKMVLFQVLVISTVVTSAGLYFSYLPPGDLVLNQLGLVCSMATVGVYLSPLADLSETSPWLSSHSSPPHLHLPVIPSPFGPHPLGDAR, encoded by the exons ATGGAGTTGCTGCATCTTTTATCATGGGCGTGCATCGTGTTTACACTTTGGATGTTCTCGACTGGGCT ggTCGACCtcaagaaaatgcaaaactcCAAGAGCACCGACAACATCCAATTTCTGCCTTTTCTCACCACATGTGCCAG TAACCTCGGATGGTTCTACTATGGGATGCTGAAGATCGACCAAACACTTATTGTCGTCAATCTTATCGGCGCTTTTCTGCAGTCCATCTACATCCTTGTATACTTCAagtacacaaaacaaaag aaaaTGGTCCTGTTCCAAGTACTTGTCATTTCAACGGTGGTGACCAGCGCCGGGTTGTACTTTTCATACCTCCCtccgggcgacctggtgctaAACCAGCTCGGCCTCGTCTGCAGCATGGCCACTGTGGGCGTGTACCTGTCCCCCCTCGCAGACCTG TCAGAAACGAGCCCGTGGCTTTCCTCCcattcttctcctcctcatctGCATCTTCCTGTTATTCCTTCACCGTTTGGCCCCCATCCCCTTGGAGACGCCAG ATAG
- the slc50a1 gene encoding sugar transporter SWEET1 isoform X1, which translates to MELLHLLSWACIVFTLWMFSTGLVDLKKMQNSKSTDNIQFLPFLTTCASNLGWFYYGMLKIDQTLIVVNLIGAFLQSIYILVYFKYTKQKKMVLFQVLVISTVVTSAGLYFSYLPPGDLVLNQLGLVCSMATVGVYLSPLADLIAIVQSGNVQRLSFPLTVATFFTSTSWFLYGQQLDDYYVMVPNLPGILTSIIRFYLFWRFDHVSPPYKSMRV; encoded by the exons ATGGAGTTGCTGCATCTTTTATCATGGGCGTGCATCGTGTTTACACTTTGGATGTTCTCGACTGGGCT ggTCGACCtcaagaaaatgcaaaactcCAAGAGCACCGACAACATCCAATTTCTGCCTTTTCTCACCACATGTGCCAG TAACCTCGGATGGTTCTACTATGGGATGCTGAAGATCGACCAAACACTTATTGTCGTCAATCTTATCGGCGCTTTTCTGCAGTCCATCTACATCCTTGTATACTTCAagtacacaaaacaaaag aaaaTGGTCCTGTTCCAAGTACTTGTCATTTCAACGGTGGTGACCAGCGCCGGGTTGTACTTTTCATACCTCCCtccgggcgacctggtgctaAACCAGCTCGGCCTCGTCTGCAGCATGGCCACTGTGGGCGTGTACCTGTCCCCCCTCGCAGACCTG ATAGCCATCGTGCAGAGCGGCAACGTACAGCGCTTGTCCTTCCCCCTGACCGTGGCCACGTTCTTCACTTCCACTTCCTGGTTCTTATACGGCCAGCAGCTGGATGACTACTACGTCATG GTCCCTAACCTTCCTGGAATTCTCACTAGCATCAtcagattttatttgttttggagaTTTGACCACGTCAGCCCCCCCTATAAGTCCATGCGGGTATGA
- the slc50a1 gene encoding sugar transporter SWEET1 isoform X2, whose product MVLLWDAEDRPNTYCRQSYRRFSAVHLHPCILQVHKTKENGPVPSTCHFNGGDQRRVVLFIPPSGRPGAKPARPRLQHGHCGRVPVPPRRPVRNEPVAFLPFFSSSSASSCYSFTVWPPSPWRRQIAIVQSGNVQRLSFPLTVATFFTSTSWFLYGQQLDDYYVMVPNLPGILTSIIRFYLFWRFDHVSPPYKSMRV is encoded by the exons ATGGTTCTACTATGGGATGCTGAAGATCGACCAAACACTTATTGTCGTCAATCTTATCGGCGCTTTTCTGCAGTCCATCTACATCCTTGTATACTTCAagtacacaaaacaaaag aaaaTGGTCCTGTTCCAAGTACTTGTCATTTCAACGGTGGTGACCAGCGCCGGGTTGTACTTTTCATACCTCCCtccgggcgacctggtgctaAACCAGCTCGGCCTCGTCTGCAGCATGGCCACTGTGGGCGTGTACCTGTCCCCCCTCGCAGACCTG TCAGAAACGAGCCCGTGGCTTTCCTCCcattcttctcctcctcatctGCATCTTCCTGTTATTCCTTCACCGTTTGGCCCCCATCCCCTTGGAGACGCCAG ATAGCCATCGTGCAGAGCGGCAACGTACAGCGCTTGTCCTTCCCCCTGACCGTGGCCACGTTCTTCACTTCCACTTCCTGGTTCTTATACGGCCAGCAGCTGGATGACTACTACGTCATG GTCCCTAACCTTCCTGGAATTCTCACTAGCATCAtcagattttatttgttttggagaTTTGACCACGTCAGCCCCCCCTATAAGTCCATGCGGGTATGA